One window of the Pseudomonas knackmussii B13 genome contains the following:
- a CDS encoding phosphoglycolate phosphatase, with translation MSAAQPLFAGKLPRLVMFDLDGTLVDSVPDLAAAVDKMLLQLGRPAAGLEAVRHWVGNGARVLVRRALAGDIEHDGVSEEDTERALALFMEAYADSHTLTEVYPGVVDTLKWLKKRDVELALITNKPERFVAPLLDEMGLGKFFRWIVGGDTLPQQKPDPAALLFVMKAAGVLADDALFVGDSRNDVLAAKAAGVRSVGLTYGYNHGRPIDEEQPTLVVDDLRQLLPCFDQGKAIVLPDSVSTPAQRDRIVLDSAPRKLWMKVIKALARWRWRA, from the coding sequence ATGAGCGCTGCGCAACCGTTGTTCGCCGGGAAGCTGCCGCGTCTGGTGATGTTCGACCTCGACGGCACCCTGGTGGACTCGGTTCCGGACCTGGCTGCTGCGGTGGACAAGATGCTGCTGCAGCTCGGCCGTCCGGCTGCGGGCCTGGAGGCCGTGCGCCACTGGGTCGGCAACGGCGCCCGCGTGCTGGTGCGCCGCGCGCTGGCCGGTGACATCGAGCACGATGGCGTGAGCGAGGAAGACACCGAGCGCGCCCTGGCCCTGTTCATGGAGGCCTATGCCGACAGCCACACGCTCACCGAGGTCTATCCCGGTGTGGTCGATACCCTGAAGTGGCTGAAGAAGCGCGACGTCGAGCTGGCGCTGATCACCAACAAGCCTGAGCGTTTCGTCGCTCCGCTGCTGGACGAGATGGGCCTGGGCAAGTTCTTCCGCTGGATCGTCGGCGGTGACACCCTGCCGCAGCAGAAGCCCGATCCGGCAGCGCTGCTGTTCGTGATGAAGGCTGCCGGTGTGCTCGCGGATGACGCCTTGTTCGTCGGCGACTCGCGCAATGACGTGCTGGCAGCGAAGGCCGCCGGCGTACGTAGCGTTGGCCTCACCTACGGCTACAACCACGGCCGTCCGATCGATGAAGAGCAGCCGACCCTGGTGGTGGACGACCTGCGCCAACTGCTGCCTTGCTTCGATCAGGGCAAAGCGATAGTGTTGCCGGACTCTGTTTCGACCCCCGCTCAACGAGATCGCATCGTGCTGGACTCGGCTCCCCGCAAACTCTGGATGAAGGTCATCAAGGCCCTGGCCCGTTGGCGCTGGCGCGCCTGA
- the trpE gene encoding anthranilate synthase component I: MNREAFQRLAAEGYNRIPLTCETLADFDTPLSIYLKLADGPNTYLLESVQGGEKWGRYSIIGLQCRTVLRVYGHSVSISVDGVETEHFESEDPLAFVEEFKDRYRVPTLPGLPRFNGGLVGYFGYDCVRYVEQRLAKCPNPDPLNNPDILLMVSDAVVVFDNLAGKLHAIVLADPAEDGAYDKAEARLEELLEHLRQPITPRKGLDFSAVNAPEPQFRASFTREDYERAVETVKEYILAGDCMQVVPSQRMSIDFKAAPIDLYRALRCFNPTPYMYFFNFGDFHVVGSSPEVLVRVEDGEVTVRPIAGTRPRGATEEADHALEVDLLSDAKEIAEHLMLIDLGRNDVGRVSQTGSVKVTEQMVIERYSNVMHIVSNVNGQLKPELSAMDALRAILPAGTLSGAPKIRAMEIIDELEPVKRGVYGGAVGYLAWNGNMDTAIAIRTAVIKNGELHVQAGGGIVADSVPAAEWEETINKRRAMFRAVALAEHTARLHGDD, translated from the coding sequence ATGAACCGTGAAGCATTCCAGCGGCTGGCCGCCGAAGGCTACAACCGCATCCCCCTGACCTGCGAAACCCTCGCCGACTTCGACACCCCGCTGTCGATCTACCTCAAGCTCGCCGACGGCCCGAACACCTACCTGCTCGAATCCGTCCAGGGCGGCGAGAAGTGGGGGCGCTACTCCATCATCGGCCTGCAGTGCCGCACCGTGCTGCGCGTCTACGGCCACAGCGTGAGCATCAGTGTCGACGGCGTGGAAACCGAACACTTCGAGAGCGAAGACCCGCTGGCCTTCGTCGAGGAATTCAAGGATCGCTACCGCGTTCCGACCCTGCCGGGCCTGCCGCGCTTCAACGGCGGCCTGGTCGGCTACTTCGGCTACGACTGCGTGCGCTACGTCGAGCAGCGCCTGGCGAAGTGCCCGAACCCCGACCCGCTGAACAACCCGGACATCCTGCTGATGGTTTCCGACGCGGTGGTGGTGTTCGACAACCTGGCTGGCAAGCTGCACGCCATCGTCCTCGCCGACCCGGCCGAAGACGGCGCCTACGACAAGGCCGAGGCGCGCCTGGAAGAGCTGCTGGAGCACCTGCGCCAGCCGATCACCCCGCGCAAGGGCCTGGACTTCAGCGCGGTCAACGCGCCCGAACCGCAGTTCCGCGCCAGCTTCACCCGCGAGGACTACGAGCGCGCGGTGGAAACGGTCAAGGAATACATCCTCGCCGGCGACTGCATGCAGGTAGTGCCGTCGCAGCGTATGTCGATCGACTTCAAGGCGGCGCCCATCGACCTGTACCGCGCGCTGCGTTGCTTCAATCCGACGCCGTACATGTACTTCTTCAACTTCGGCGATTTCCACGTGGTGGGCAGCTCGCCGGAAGTGCTGGTGCGTGTGGAAGACGGCGAGGTCACCGTACGCCCGATCGCCGGCACCCGCCCGCGCGGCGCGACCGAGGAAGCCGACCACGCGCTGGAAGTCGACCTGCTCTCCGACGCCAAGGAAATCGCCGAGCACCTGATGCTCATCGACCTCGGCCGCAACGACGTCGGCCGCGTCTCGCAGACTGGCTCGGTGAAGGTCACCGAGCAGATGGTCATCGAGCGCTACTCGAACGTCATGCACATCGTTTCCAACGTCAACGGCCAGCTCAAGCCCGAGCTCAGCGCCATGGACGCCCTGCGCGCGATCCTCCCGGCCGGCACCCTGTCCGGCGCACCGAAGATCCGCGCGATGGAAATCATCGACGAGCTGGAACCGGTCAAGCGCGGCGTCTACGGCGGCGCCGTCGGCTACCTGGCGTGGAACGGCAACATGGACACCGCCATCGCCATCCGCACCGCGGTGATCAAGAACGGCGAGCTGCACGTGCAAGCGGGCGGCGGCATCGTCGCCGACTCGGTACCGGCAGCGGAGTGGGAAGAAACCATCAACAAGCGCCGCGCGATGTTCCGCGCCGTGGCGCTGGCCGAGCACACCGCGCGGTTGCACGGCGACGACTGA
- a CDS encoding pyocin activator PrtN family protein: protein MLPSSLDNPPAPRQETVTLVYQIFGDVLVPLEQVRERWFRNLNRENFGKALACGRIALPVTTLDDSHKAMQFVSVDHLAAFVEQRASLADATLARRRASWNPEAAAL, encoded by the coding sequence ATGCTGCCATCGAGCCTCGACAACCCGCCGGCGCCTCGCCAGGAAACCGTGACCCTGGTCTACCAGATCTTCGGCGACGTGCTCGTGCCGCTGGAGCAGGTCCGCGAGCGCTGGTTCCGCAACCTCAACCGGGAGAACTTCGGCAAGGCCCTGGCCTGCGGGCGCATCGCCCTGCCGGTGACCACGCTGGACGACAGCCACAAGGCCATGCAGTTCGTCTCGGTGGACCACCTGGCCGCCTTCGTCGAACAGCGCGCCAGCCTGGCCGACGCTACCCTCGCCCGCCGCCGCGCCAGTTGGAATCCGGAAGCCGCGGCCCTGTAA
- a CDS encoding XRE family transcriptional regulator, translating to MNSTPSPSTLAERLKQAMAARNLKQETLAEAAGVSQNTIHKLTSGKAQSTRKLIEIAAALGVSPIWLGTGEGAPALAPDASKAPADASPLRLEPLLPWDSSTPLDEDEVELPLYKEVEMAAGAGRTAVRQIEGRKLRFSYATLRAAGVDPAAAICAQLTGNSMEPLIMDGSTIGIDTATTHITDGEIYALEHDGMLRVKFLYRLPGGGIRLRSFNRDEYQDEEYGPEEIHANQISIIGWVFWWSTVRHRRAPTLVR from the coding sequence ATGAACAGCACACCCAGCCCCTCCACGCTCGCCGAGCGCCTCAAGCAGGCCATGGCGGCGCGCAACCTGAAGCAGGAGACCCTCGCCGAGGCGGCGGGGGTTTCGCAGAACACCATTCACAAGCTGACCTCCGGCAAGGCGCAGAGCACCCGCAAGCTGATCGAGATCGCTGCCGCGCTGGGCGTTTCGCCGATCTGGCTGGGCACCGGCGAAGGCGCCCCCGCGCTGGCGCCCGATGCCTCGAAGGCACCGGCGGACGCCAGCCCGCTGCGCCTGGAGCCGCTGCTCCCGTGGGACAGCAGCACGCCGCTGGACGAGGACGAAGTGGAGTTGCCCTTGTACAAGGAAGTGGAAATGGCTGCCGGCGCCGGGCGTACGGCGGTGCGCCAGATCGAGGGGCGCAAGCTGCGTTTCTCCTACGCCACGCTGCGCGCCGCGGGGGTCGACCCGGCCGCGGCGATCTGTGCCCAGCTCACCGGCAACAGCATGGAGCCGCTGATCATGGATGGCTCCACCATCGGCATCGACACCGCCACCACGCACATCACCGACGGCGAGATCTATGCGCTGGAGCACGACGGCATGCTGCGGGTGAAGTTCCTCTACCGCCTGCCCGGCGGCGGTATCCGCCTGCGCAGCTTCAACCGCGACGAGTACCAGGACGAGGAGTACGGCCCGGAGGAAATCCACGCCAACCAGATCAGCATCATCGGCTGGGTGTTCTGGTGGTCCACCGTACGCCACCGGCGCGCGCCGACGCTGGTCCGCTGA
- a CDS encoding TraR/DksA C4-type zinc finger protein translates to MADLADYANDLMLERLDALIAARRHSAIPAAAEDCQVCGEPIPEARRQAVPGCDRCLDCQALEELERRR, encoded by the coding sequence ATGGCTGACCTCGCCGACTACGCCAACGACCTGATGCTGGAACGCCTGGATGCGCTAATCGCGGCCCGCCGTCACAGCGCAATACCTGCCGCCGCCGAGGACTGCCAGGTCTGTGGCGAGCCCATCCCCGAAGCGCGCCGCCAGGCCGTGCCCGGGTGCGACCGCTGTCTGGATTGCCAGGCCCTGGAAGAACTCGAACGCCGCCGCTGA
- a CDS encoding GNAT family N-acetyltransferase, with amino-acid sequence MPSNTLFLQIRRATPADAEAILRVLGETYENTWKPQLAETARERFESAGRSGAYVAERLGDFHLACLADRVIGLVDWRGDFIESLHVSPLWQRSGAGSALLRFAESCIAAAGHACVRLETDTFNHQARTFYGKHGYAEIDFYPDEEWHSGFTTVLLSKTL; translated from the coding sequence ATGCCCAGCAATACGCTCTTCCTGCAAATTCGCCGCGCTACGCCGGCCGACGCCGAGGCCATCCTGCGCGTGCTCGGCGAAACCTACGAAAACACCTGGAAACCCCAGCTCGCCGAGACCGCCCGTGAGCGCTTCGAAAGCGCCGGCCGCAGCGGCGCCTATGTCGCCGAGCGCCTGGGCGATTTTCACCTGGCCTGCCTCGCCGATCGGGTGATCGGCCTGGTGGACTGGCGCGGCGACTTCATCGAATCCCTCCACGTTTCCCCGCTCTGGCAGCGCAGCGGTGCCGGCAGCGCGCTGCTGCGCTTCGCCGAGTCGTGCATCGCCGCTGCCGGTCACGCTTGCGTGCGCCTGGAGACCGACACCTTCAATCACCAGGCGCGCACCTTCTATGGCAAGCACGGCTATGCCGAGATCGATTTCTACCCGGACGAGGAGTGGCACAGCGGCTTCACCACGGTGCTGCTGAGCAAGACGCTTTGA
- a CDS encoding phage holin family protein gives MGNEPQTLAEMPLWVLILLAALGGVSGEMWRADKAGLGGWVLLRRLALRSGASIVCGVAVMLLAMSCGASLLLSAAVGSLTAAAGAEIAVGLYERWAARRLGVCEVPEHNDQQRH, from the coding sequence ATGGGCAACGAACCTCAGACCCTGGCCGAGATGCCGCTGTGGGTGCTGATCCTGCTTGCCGCGCTCGGTGGCGTCAGCGGCGAGATGTGGCGGGCGGACAAGGCCGGCCTCGGCGGCTGGGTGCTGCTGCGGCGGCTCGCCTTGCGCTCCGGCGCCTCCATCGTCTGCGGCGTCGCGGTGATGCTGCTGGCGATGTCCTGCGGCGCCTCGCTACTGCTCAGCGCCGCGGTCGGCAGCCTGACCGCGGCGGCCGGGGCAGAAATCGCCGTCGGCCTCTACGAGCGCTGGGCGGCGCGGCGCCTCGGCGTTTGCGAGGTGCCCGAACACAACGATCAGCAGCGCCACTGA
- a CDS encoding phage baseplate assembly protein V — protein sequence MSQVYVSAEQDRRLAALVLPCVVVAVDLAAARVRVQSGEWTSAWVRWHDQAAGQARHWRAPSIGEQGVLLSPSGVLAMGTFIPGLFGDAGEPADNRDHVQTWRFADGGTLVYDWAAHSYSISLPSGTVNVQVGSAKVAVSDSAVSVQAGQISLKGAVSIQGNLTVQGNVSSTGSIMDTTGNSNHHTH from the coding sequence ATGAGCCAGGTCTATGTGAGCGCCGAGCAGGATCGCCGGTTGGCCGCGCTGGTCCTGCCCTGCGTGGTGGTGGCCGTCGACCTGGCCGCCGCGCGGGTTCGGGTGCAGTCCGGCGAATGGACCAGCGCCTGGGTGCGCTGGCACGACCAGGCTGCCGGCCAGGCCCGTCACTGGCGTGCACCGAGCATCGGCGAGCAGGGCGTATTGCTCAGCCCGTCCGGTGTGCTGGCGATGGGGACTTTCATCCCCGGGCTGTTCGGCGATGCCGGCGAGCCGGCGGACAACCGCGACCACGTGCAGACCTGGCGCTTCGCCGATGGCGGCACGCTGGTCTACGACTGGGCGGCGCACAGCTACAGCATCAGCCTGCCCAGCGGCACGGTGAACGTGCAGGTGGGTTCGGCGAAGGTGGCGGTAAGCGACAGCGCCGTCAGCGTGCAGGCCGGGCAGATCAGCCTGAAGGGCGCGGTGAGCATCCAGGGCAACCTGACGGTGCAGGGCAACGTCAGCAGCACCGGCTCGATCATGGACACCACCGGCAACAGCAACCACCACACGCACTGA
- a CDS encoding GPW/gp25 family protein, translating into MIGMDRRTGQPLSGLAHLKQSIEDILSTPLGSRRMRPEYGSRLRRMVDLPLTEGWKSAVQAEVAYALGRWEPRIRLQSVKVVAVLGGSVTLLLRGIYQNNDVQLEVQP; encoded by the coding sequence ATGATCGGCATGGACAGGCGCACCGGCCAGCCGCTGAGCGGCCTGGCGCATCTGAAACAGTCCATCGAGGACATCCTGAGCACGCCGCTGGGCAGCCGGCGCATGCGCCCGGAGTACGGCAGCCGCCTGCGGCGCATGGTCGACCTGCCTCTTACCGAGGGCTGGAAGAGCGCGGTGCAGGCCGAGGTGGCATATGCCCTCGGGCGCTGGGAACCGCGCATTCGCCTGCAGTCGGTGAAGGTGGTGGCCGTCCTCGGCGGTAGCGTGACGCTGCTGTTGCGCGGCATCTACCAGAACAACGACGTACAGCTGGAGGTGCAGCCATGA
- a CDS encoding baseplate assembly protein codes for MSVIDLSQLPAPEVVESLDFEALYQDLLAAFRAAMGEGWNAALESDPVLKLLELAAYRELLLRARINDAARSVMLAYAIGSDLDQLAAGYNVARLVIQPADPTAVPPQEAVLESDDSLRNRTQLAFDQLSVAGPRNAYIAFALGADGRIADVSATSPAPCEALISVLAREGDGSAGEDILDAVRAVLSDEDVRPVGDRVTVQSASIVEYQVQAVLYIYPGPEAELIQQAAESSLQTYIATQRRLGRDIRRSALFAALHVEGVQRVELAQPVADVVLDATQAAYCSGYDVSVGGSDE; via the coding sequence ATGAGCGTCATCGACCTGTCGCAGCTGCCGGCCCCCGAGGTGGTCGAAAGCCTCGATTTCGAAGCGCTGTACCAGGATCTGCTGGCCGCCTTCCGCGCCGCCATGGGCGAGGGCTGGAACGCTGCGCTGGAGTCCGACCCGGTGCTCAAGCTGCTCGAGCTGGCGGCCTATCGCGAGCTGCTGCTGCGTGCCCGGATCAACGATGCCGCGCGCTCGGTGATGCTCGCCTACGCGATCGGCAGCGACCTCGACCAACTGGCCGCCGGCTACAACGTGGCGAGGCTGGTGATCCAGCCGGCCGACCCCACGGCTGTGCCGCCGCAGGAAGCGGTGCTGGAAAGCGACGACTCGCTGCGCAACCGCACCCAGCTGGCCTTCGACCAGCTCTCGGTGGCTGGGCCACGCAACGCCTACATCGCCTTCGCGCTGGGGGCGGACGGGCGCATCGCGGACGTTTCGGCGACCAGTCCGGCCCCCTGCGAGGCGCTGATCAGTGTGCTTGCCCGTGAGGGGGATGGCAGTGCCGGCGAGGACATCCTGGATGCGGTGCGTGCTGTGCTGTCCGACGAAGACGTGCGCCCGGTCGGCGATCGCGTCACCGTGCAGTCGGCCAGCATCGTCGAGTACCAGGTGCAGGCGGTGCTCTACATCTACCCGGGGCCGGAGGCCGAGCTGATCCAGCAGGCCGCGGAGAGTTCGCTGCAGACCTACATCGCCACCCAGCGCCGCCTCGGCCGCGACATCCGCCGCTCGGCGCTGTTCGCCGCGCTGCATGTCGAGGGCGTGCAGCGGGTCGAGCTGGCGCAGCCGGTCGCCGACGTGGTGCTCGATGCCACCCAGGCGGCGTACTGCAGCGGCTACGACGTCAGCGTCGGTGGCTCCGATGAGTAG
- a CDS encoding phage tail protein I: MSSRLLPSNATPLERALADVQSADLPVPLRELMDPQHCPLALLPYLAWAWSVDRWDPTWPEAVKRKAVLAAFRIHQHKGTIAALRRVIEPLGYLIEVIEWWQVGGEVEPGTFRLRIGVLDSGISEEMYEEVERLIDDAKPLTRHLIGLDISLETQGRITIGSGQYDGDIVTVYPYLPDVIETRGSFGLPGREHTIDQLSVYPWP; this comes from the coding sequence ATGAGTAGCCGCCTGCTGCCGAGCAACGCCACGCCGCTGGAGCGCGCCCTGGCCGACGTGCAGTCGGCCGATCTGCCGGTGCCGCTGCGTGAACTGATGGACCCGCAGCACTGCCCGCTGGCGCTGCTGCCCTACCTCGCCTGGGCCTGGTCGGTGGACCGCTGGGACCCGACCTGGCCGGAGGCGGTGAAGCGCAAGGCAGTGCTCGCGGCGTTCCGCATCCACCAGCACAAGGGAACCATCGCTGCGCTGCGCCGGGTGATCGAGCCGCTGGGCTACCTGATCGAGGTCATCGAATGGTGGCAAGTCGGCGGGGAAGTCGAGCCGGGCACCTTCCGCCTGCGCATCGGCGTGCTCGACAGCGGCATCAGCGAAGAGATGTACGAGGAAGTGGAGCGCCTGATCGACGACGCGAAACCGCTGACCCGCCACCTCATCGGGCTGGACATCAGCCTGGAAACCCAGGGCCGGATCACCATCGGCTCGGGGCAATACGACGGCGACATCGTCACCGTCTACCCGTACCTCCCGGACGTCATCGAAACCCGCGGCAGCTTCGGTCTGCCCGGCCGGGAACACACCATCGACCAACTGAGCGTCTACCCATGGCCGTGA
- a CDS encoding phage tail protein encodes MAVTYYALLTTIGASKLANASALGTTLKITQLAVGDGGGTVPTPDASRTALVNEVRRAPLNQLSVDPANAAQIIAEQVIPEDVGGWWIREMGLYDDSGALIAYANCAPSYKPQLAEGSGRTQTVRMVLIVSNTASVELKIDPSVVLATREYVDSAFRTRVATEASLGVVRLATTAEVQAGIEATHSVTPAGLSARTATEIRTGLVELATTAEVQAKSDTTRAVTPAGLAACTATDVRSGLVELATIAEAAAGVDAERAVTPAGLAAAITSRYSTDNVWRSATVMLDLAGAVKYERSPNGLVRIFGSTIPTANSDGKGTVRVSFPLTLTSVWSVVVSEYQTEATIGSGVQASPSVITGTYLDICFKTLSGGPLRIEYQVIGSI; translated from the coding sequence ATGGCCGTGACCTACTACGCACTCCTCACCACCATAGGTGCGAGCAAGCTGGCGAACGCCAGCGCCCTCGGCACCACACTGAAGATCACCCAGCTCGCCGTCGGCGACGGCGGCGGCACCGTGCCGACCCCGGACGCCAGCCGCACCGCGCTGGTCAACGAAGTCCGCCGCGCACCGCTGAACCAGCTGAGCGTCGACCCGGCCAACGCCGCGCAGATCATCGCCGAGCAGGTCATCCCCGAGGATGTCGGCGGCTGGTGGATTCGCGAGATGGGCCTGTACGACGACAGCGGCGCGCTGATCGCCTACGCCAACTGCGCCCCGTCGTACAAACCGCAGCTGGCAGAAGGCAGCGGCCGCACCCAGACCGTGCGCATGGTGCTGATCGTCAGCAACACCGCCTCGGTGGAACTGAAGATCGACCCGAGCGTGGTGCTGGCCACCCGCGAGTACGTTGATTCTGCTTTCCGCACTCGGGTCGCAACAGAGGCGAGCCTCGGTGTAGTACGACTAGCGACAACTGCGGAGGTACAAGCCGGTATAGAAGCTACACATAGTGTGACTCCTGCCGGATTGAGCGCTCGCACGGCCACGGAGATTCGAACCGGCCTGGTTGAGCTGGCGACTACTGCTGAGGTACAGGCGAAGAGCGATACTACCCGAGCCGTAACTCCCGCCGGCCTTGCAGCGTGTACGGCAACTGACGTTCGTTCAGGACTAGTTGAGCTGGCAACGATAGCCGAGGCTGCTGCGGGTGTGGATGCCGAGCGTGCAGTGACCCCGGCGGGGCTGGCAGCTGCGATCACATCGCGATACTCCACCGATAATGTTTGGCGCTCTGCGACTGTCATGTTGGATCTGGCTGGGGCCGTCAAATATGAGCGTTCGCCCAATGGTCTGGTTCGGATATTTGGCTCGACCATTCCAACTGCAAATAGCGATGGTAAAGGGACCGTGCGCGTTAGCTTCCCGTTAACCCTGACCTCTGTCTGGTCGGTAGTTGTATCGGAGTACCAGACGGAAGCAACAATAGGTTCGGGAGTTCAGGCGTCCCCCAGTGTCATCACAGGCACCTACCTGGATATCTGCTTTAAAACGCTGTCTGGTGGCCCGCTGCGTATTGAGTACCAAGTGATTGGAAGTATCTAG
- a CDS encoding phage tail sheath subtilisin-like domain-containing protein has protein sequence MSFFHGVTVTNVDIGARTIALPSSSIIGLVDTFAPGASVSAQADVPVLITSLREAAAAFGVDSAIYKSCVAIYTQSAAVVVAVGVKLAETPEMQASAVIGTVTASGQRTGLQALLDGKSRFNTQPRLLVAPGHSSTQAVATAMDSLAEKLRAIAIVDGPNTTDEDAVDYAGEFGSKRIFMVDPGVQYWDTEFSETTDAPASAYTAGLFAWTDAEYGFWSSPSNKEFSGITGTGRPIEFLDGDATCRANLLNNANIATIIRDDGYRLWGNRTLSSDAKWAFVTRVRTLDLVMDAILAGHKWAVDRGITKTYVKDVTEGLNAFMRDLKNQGALIDFEVYADPDLNTSSQLAQGKVYWNIRFTDVPPAENPNFRVEVTDQWLTEVLDA, from the coding sequence ATGAGCTTCTTTCACGGCGTTACCGTGACCAACGTCGACATCGGCGCGCGGACCATCGCGCTGCCGTCGTCCTCGATCATCGGCCTGGTGGATACCTTCGCCCCGGGGGCGTCGGTCAGCGCGCAGGCTGACGTGCCGGTGCTGATCACCAGTCTGCGCGAGGCCGCGGCGGCCTTCGGCGTCGACTCGGCGATCTACAAGTCCTGCGTGGCGATCTACACCCAGTCTGCTGCCGTGGTGGTAGCGGTCGGCGTCAAGCTCGCCGAAACCCCGGAAATGCAGGCATCCGCGGTCATCGGTACCGTCACCGCTTCGGGGCAGCGCACCGGTCTGCAGGCACTGCTCGACGGCAAGTCGCGCTTCAACACCCAGCCGCGCCTGCTGGTGGCGCCCGGGCATTCGTCCACCCAGGCAGTGGCTACCGCCATGGATAGCCTGGCCGAGAAGCTACGCGCCATCGCCATCGTCGACGGGCCCAACACCACCGACGAAGACGCCGTCGATTACGCCGGCGAGTTCGGCAGCAAGCGCATCTTCATGGTCGATCCGGGCGTGCAGTACTGGGACACCGAGTTCAGCGAAACCACCGACGCCCCGGCCTCCGCCTACACCGCCGGGCTGTTCGCCTGGACCGACGCCGAGTACGGCTTCTGGTCCTCGCCGTCGAACAAGGAGTTCTCCGGTATCACCGGCACCGGCCGGCCGATCGAGTTCCTCGACGGTGACGCGACCTGCCGCGCCAACCTGCTGAACAACGCCAACATCGCCACCATCATCCGCGACGACGGCTACCGCCTGTGGGGCAACCGCACCCTGTCCAGCGACGCCAAGTGGGCCTTCGTCACCCGCGTGCGGACCCTCGACCTGGTGATGGACGCCATCCTCGCCGGGCACAAGTGGGCGGTGGACCGCGGCATTACCAAGACCTACGTGAAGGACGTCACCGAAGGCCTGAACGCCTTCATGCGCGACCTGAAGAACCAGGGCGCGCTGATCGACTTCGAGGTCTACGCCGACCCCGACCTCAACACCAGCAGCCAGCTGGCCCAGGGCAAGGTGTACTGGAACATTCGCTTCACCGACGTCCCGCCTGCCGAAAACCCCAACTTCCGCGTGGAAGTCACCGACCAGTGGCTGACCGAAGTCCTCGACGCCTAA
- a CDS encoding phage major tail tube protein, whose product MIPQTLSNTNLFIDGVSFAGDVPSLSLPKLSVKTQDYQAGGMDAPIALDMGLEKMEAKFSTNGARREALNFFGLADQNGFKGVFRGSFKGQKGEAVPVIATINGMLQEVDPGDWKIGELAEFKFNVVVSYYKLEVDGREVFAIDPLNAVRRINGVDQLAAMRGHLGI is encoded by the coding sequence ATGATTCCGCAAACCCTGAGCAACACCAACCTGTTCATCGACGGCGTCAGTTTCGCCGGCGACGTGCCTTCGCTGTCCCTGCCCAAACTGAGCGTCAAGACCCAGGATTACCAGGCCGGCGGCATGGACGCGCCCATCGCCCTGGACATGGGCCTGGAGAAGATGGAAGCGAAGTTCTCCACCAACGGTGCCCGCCGCGAGGCGCTGAACTTCTTCGGCCTGGCCGACCAGAACGGCTTCAAGGGCGTGTTCCGTGGCTCCTTCAAGGGCCAGAAGGGCGAAGCCGTGCCGGTGATCGCGACCATCAACGGCATGCTCCAGGAAGTCGACCCGGGCGACTGGAAGATCGGCGAGCTGGCCGAGTTCAAGTTCAACGTGGTGGTCAGCTACTACAAGCTGGAAGTCGACGGCCGCGAGGTCTTCGCGATCGATCCGCTGAACGCGGTTCGCCGGATCAACGGCGTCGACCAGCTGGCGGCCATGCGCGGCCACCTGGGCATCTGA
- a CDS encoding phage tail assembly protein translates to MTQAQPVWLSLGADAATVRLSRPAQCNGVSVDSLTLRAPTVRDIRLATRVGGDAEERELQLFASLAQVSAQDLEGLKLSDYQRLQNAYFRLVREDGDEPDADA, encoded by the coding sequence ATGACTCAAGCACAACCGGTCTGGCTCAGCCTCGGCGCCGACGCCGCGACCGTGCGTCTATCGCGCCCCGCGCAATGCAACGGCGTGAGCGTCGACAGCCTGACCCTGCGCGCGCCGACCGTGCGCGACATCCGCCTGGCCACCCGTGTCGGTGGCGATGCCGAGGAGCGCGAACTGCAGCTGTTCGCCTCGCTGGCGCAGGTCAGCGCCCAGGACCTGGAGGGCCTCAAGCTCAGCGACTACCAGCGGCTGCAGAACGCCTACTTTCGCCTGGTGCGCGAAGACGGCGACGAGCCCGACGCGGATGCGTGA